The following coding sequences lie in one Clupea harengus unplaced genomic scaffold, Ch_v2.0.2, whole genome shotgun sequence genomic window:
- the zdhhc24 gene encoding probable palmitoyltransferase ZDHHC24, producing the protein MGLGTRLWCHVENFCKYMPIVLNTVLVFSITAEVSYLVIVEAPLEADQKKTEWSTIWKAMHLFAQYFMLGNITWNAWLFVNTNPSIRGVFFGEEAMGQGWRYCYACETHTPPRCSHCFDCNVCVLRRDHHCVFFGQCVGFQNFRFFFCCLLFMWAGLLYAVVMNAEVFIVILKEGVTLHSIMLLMVPWIMLVSGQVTAQAFAFAFIADTCVVGFLLVAGFLFFHVALMLRGQTTREWHSSRRPYSLGTVHNIRECLGTRWYLCWLCPLISSPPPGDGIHFLVTGSLEPVRP; encoded by the exons ATGGGCCTAGGGACTAGACTTTGGTGTCACGTGGAAAACTTTTGCAAGTATATGCCTATCGTCTTAAACACGGTGCTTGTCTTCTCCATCACTGCGGAAGTGAGTTACCTTGTCATTGTGGAAGCCCCACTTGAAGCTGaccaaaagaaaacagaatggTCAACGATATGGAAGGCGATGCATCTTTTTGCTCAGTATTTCATGCTTGGCAACATAACCTGGAACGCGTGGTTGTTTGTGAACACGAACCCAAGCATTCGTGGAGTATTCTTTGGTGAAGAGGCCATGGGGCAAGGCTGGAG GTACTGCTAtgcctgtgaaacacacacacctccacgatGTTCACATTGCTTTGACTGCAATGTCTGTGTGCTCCGTCGTGaccatcactgtgtgtttttcgGCCAGTGTGTGGGCTTCCAGAACTTTCGGTTCTTCttctgctgcctgctcttcatgTGGGCTGGCCTGCTGTATGCTGTGGTGATGAACGCAGAGGTTTTTATCGTCATCCTGAAGGAGGGAGTCACCCTTCACAGCATCATGCTCCTCATGGTGCCTTGGATCATGCTGGTCTCGG GTCAGGTAACAGCACAGGCCTTTGCATTCGCCTTCATCGCTGACACCTGTGTGGTGGGCTTCCTGCTGGTGGCGGGCTTCCTCTTCTTCCATGTCGCGTTAATGCTGAGGGGCCAGACCACACGCGAATGGCACTCCAGTCGCCGACCCTACAGCCTCGGGACCGTGCACAACATCAGGGAGTGCCTGGGTACCCGGTGGTACCTGTGCTGGCTCTGCCCACTcatctcttctccacctcctggAGATGGCATTCATTTCCTGGTCACCGGGTCATTAGAACCAGTGAGGCCATGA
- the LOC122130592 gene encoding retinitis pigmentosa 1-like 1 protein has translation MERQNNLETVQHEQHMSRAAKLQCRWLEVSERERQAHIYNRQLLQDFNRAQDTINDLMARTTAMNTLRVEYERHVEQLYPQWCQKLQEKRLSTQRKRLEMHLRECVKRMDNESPEAPSSNSASYSFPSNAHSNHSDGRQKGQTQRPRNTHEAERFNKPNALINQNSSNISGFSQLPYTWLTQVNQQIPRSDQMVTEPRGAQSSHGIPLPPFSLPARGEVYNMHAPVQQEPPFVEDHLRENPPYPQSRAGVGKGLTPRAQPNSYTSYPPLGLPMLNPAVWRAMGMPEHSGEDIQSSQGMGEGGSGGGGGGDRGPMSFQPPRSPGRGRRMGMNDGTNDRTCELDTKPVRLSGADGESSAASSTSRKSKKKGKEGRGAQIPVMMEREDTISLQSSAVSQASLVPNLSNEVLSRSTYVEDSSSESAESTPEPSISRRSKSTNGTPGQTIAQREDRSIKITPAKQLGKGAITSTRAQERPQEQTEEETEGNEESLVPSVRNDTADGGDDERLETGDEESEEEQMNEEMVGERVDKAEAAEEEKSGEEDDEEEEEEVLSHPGQLKASSEAASDRVLSDGSQKSRNAKSKTTSSPEMNKDKEDDNSQIKEETSAAEEEEDEEEYEDIEEEEGDVEDEVEQQPMSAIRKEERISNRKHAVNLEDEDEDLYNQEIEDDEDDDVIVDNEYAPSEGHAYNFLKYLGEKDDDDDDIEGLLAPKVEVQNQKEMIPKVTINPKGSESDSGAEVPQKKNSPMAPEDGNINSDDEFDHFYD, from the exons ATGGAGCGGCAGAACAACCTGGAAACTGTACAGCATGAACAGCACAT GAGCAGGGCTGCGAAACTGCAATGCAGGTGGCTGGAGGTGAGTGAACGTGAACGGCAAGCCCACATCTACAACCGGCAGCTGCTGCAGGATTTCAACAGGGCCCAGGACACCATCAATGATCTCATGGCTCGCACTACCGCGATGAACACTTTAAGG GTTGAGTATGAAAGGCATGTAGAACAGTTATATCCCCAATGGTGCCAAAAACTACAAGAAAAGAGACTTTCAACACAACGCAAG CGTCTGGAGATGCacctgagggagtgtgtgaaacGGATGGATAACGAAAGCCCAGAGGCCCCCTCCTCTAATTCAGCAAGCTACTCCTTCCCATCCAACGCTCACAGCAACCACTCCGATGGGAGGCAAAAGG GTCAGACCCAGAGACCGAGAAACACCCATGAGGCTGAAAGGTTTAACAAACCAAATGCTCTTATCAATCAAAATAGCTCCAATATATCTGGTTTCTCACAGTTACCATACACTTGGCTGACTCAAGTCAATCAGCAAATACCCAGGTCAGACCAAATGGTTACAGAACCCAGAGGTGCCCAGAGCTCTCATGGCATACCTCTTCCACCCTTCAGCTTACCAGCTAGAGGGGAGGTATATAACATGCATGCTCCTGTGCAGCAGGAGCCACCATTTGTGGAGGATCACCTGAGAGAGAATCCACCATACCCACAATCCCGGGCAGGGGTGGGTAAGGGACTCACCCCCAGAGCTCAGCCCAACTCATATACCTCATACCCCCCATTAGGGCTCCCCATGCTCAACCCTGCCGTCTGGCGCGCGATGGGCATGCCTGAACATAGTGGAGAGGACATCCAATCCAGCCAGGgaatgggggagggagggagtggaggtggaggaggaggagaccgaGGGCCCATGAGTTTTCAACCACCAAGGAGCCCTGGACGGGGGCGGAGAATGGGAATGAATGACGGGACCAACGATCGAACTTGTGAGCTAGACACCAAACCAG TACGTCTTTCAGGTGCAGATGGTGAAAGCAGTGCAGCTAGCAGTACCTCTAGAAAGAGCAAAAAGaagggaaaggaggggagaggggcacAAATACCAgtcatgatggagagagaggatactATTTCACTACA GTCCTCTGCAGTGTCTCAGGCAAGTCTGGTGCCAAATCTCAGCAATGAAGTTTTATCCCGCAGCACTTACGTAGAGGATTCTTCATCTGAATCAGCAGAATCAACACCAGAACCATCAATATCCAGGAGGAGTAAGAGCACAAATGGGACACCTGGACAAACTATAGcccagagagaggacaggagtaTTAAGATAACCCCTGCGAAACAATTGGGTAAGGGGGCAATAACATCCACCCGAGCCCAGGAGAGGCCCCAGGaacaaacagaggaagagacagaggggaatgAGGAGAGTTTGGTACCAAGTGTCAGAAATGATACAGCtgatggaggggatgatgaaaGGCTGGAAACTGGTGATGAGGAAAGTGAGGAAGAGCAAATGAATGAAGAGATGGTTGGAGAAAGGGTGGACAAAGCAGAAGCAGCTGAAGAGGAAAAgtcaggagaggaagatgatgaggaggaggaagaagaggtaTTGTCACACCCAGGGCAGCTGAAAGCAAGCAGTGAAGCGGCTTCAGACAGAGTTCTCTCAGATGGTTCACAGAAATCCCGAAATGCCAAGTCAAAGACCACCAGTAGTCCAGAAATGAACAAAGACAAGGAGGATGACAACAGTCAAATAAAAGAGGAGACATcagcagcagaagaagaagaagatgaagaagaatatGAGGatattgaagaagaagaaggagatgtTGAAGATGAAGTAGAGCAACAGCCAATGTCAGCTatcagaaaagaggagagaatttCTAACAG AAAGCATGCGGTAAATttggaagatgaagatgaagacctATATAATCAAGAAATtgaagatgatgaggatgatgacgtGATCGTAGATAATGAGTATGCACCGTCCGAAGGTCATGCATACAACTTCTTAAAATACCTGGGAGAGAAagacgatgacgatgatgatatTGAAGGACTTCTTGCTCCTAAAGTGGAAGTGCAAAATCAAAA GGAGATGATACCAAAGGTCACTATTAACCCAAAAG GCTCAGAGAGTGATTCTGGAGCAGAGGTTCCTCAGAAAAAGAATAGCCCCATGGCCCCAGAGGACGGGAATATCAACTCTGATGATGAGTTTGATCACTTTTATGACTGA